From Antennarius striatus isolate MH-2024 chromosome 9, ASM4005453v1, whole genome shotgun sequence, one genomic window encodes:
- the LOC137601468 gene encoding meiotic recombination protein REC8 homolog encodes MFYYPPVLKRHSGCFSTIWLVATKGIRVPRRDFLKVSIESTCDDIMTYVLEQAPPPLPGFPRPRFSLYLSSQLQYGVVIVFHRQCAILLEELQAVLVQLMKQRTSQRIDLDDHSRPALDFPDALSFLEETEGAPDPLFGQMSLQEAMPSPSSLTQMGQDLKKTSEQLERTSPAAAPESDITASTDRITLRETPPVAIPAAEFEGVDLINQLPDTLDFLLAQTDNFPEGDLDAQKDEGTPDEGEWEVERGGQEEGLEKQRIKELTGSTIELPPTAVSGEDATLLPQEEPSLSVEKTGPPRDQLTPGDVPLPPSPSAAKKRKRPSPELEDVPVPPLKAQRRRERQLIFFDPVTQLSQEALQQQIDNPQVEESCPVLLQPPSHRTLPAAELLNNPCTPLPEEVESLWRRAATVTPVSGSDLQVGERGPESTDSEKEREREMSEEAEKEEERRELVPEEVPRDVAGVEMFHISDQSSLPLEGSSQRDASREVSLMFTPDTDRSPVSRSVSSLQDIPEVHERAAAVSPGLQPDLPEDTEESVLFQSLLPADVDRRTVSRIFHKLLDNLSARKLRAKQDESYGDIFIFPGRNYEETRHLTE; translated from the exons ATGTTTTACTATCCTCCCGTTTTAAAACGTCATTCTGGATGTTTTTCTACAATCTG GCTGGTGGCTACAAAAGGAATCCGAGTTCCCCGCCGGGATTTCCTGAAAGTCAGCATTGAAAGTACCTG CGATGACATCATGACTTACGTACTGGAGCAGGCCCCCCCACCTCTGCCCGGTTTCCCACGACCTCGCTTCTCCCTCTACCTGTCCTCCCAGCTCCAGTATGGAGTCGTGATCGTCTTCCACCGACAGTGTGCTATCCTGCTGG AGGAGCTTCAAGCTGTCCTGGTGCAGCTGATGAAGCAGAGAACATCCCAGAGAATTGACCTGGACGACCACAGTCG ACCAGCTTTGGACTTTCCCGATGCACTTTCCTTCCTGGAGGAGACAGAGGGGGCCCCCGACCCTTTATTTGGACAGATGTCCCTTCAGGAGGCCATGCCCAGTCCCAGTTCACTGACACAG ATGGGTCAAGATTTGAAGAAAACTTCTGAGCAGCTTGAAAGGAccagtcctgctgctgctccagaaaGTG ACATCACGGCGTCCACGGACAGGATCACTCTGAGAGAGACGCCGCCCGTCGCCATCCCTGCAGCAGAG TTTGAGGGTGTGGATCTCATCAATCAGCTTCCAGATactctggacttcctgttggccCAAACTGATAACTTTCCAGAAG GAGACTTAGACGCGCAGAAGGATGAAGGGACACCAGACGAGGGGGAGTGGGAGGTGGAGAGAGGTGGACAAGAGGAAGGGCTTGAGAAACAGAGAATCAAGGAGCTCACAGGATCCACTATTGA ATTACCCCCCACCGCCGTCTCCGGTGAGGACGCCACGCTGCTGCCGCAGGAGGAGCCGAGCCTGTCTGTGGAGAAGACCGGACCCCCGAGAGACCAGCTGACCCCCGGCGATGTGCCCCTCCCCCCGTCGCCATCTGCAGCGAAGAAGCGCAAAAGACCCAGTCCAGAGTTGGAG GATGTTCCTGTTCCACCGCTGAAGGcacagagaaggagggagaggcaGCTGATCTTCTTCGACCCGGTGACGCAGCTCTCCCAGGaggcgctgcagcagcagatcgACAACCCTCAGGTGGAGGAGAGCTGCCCGGTTCTCCTGCAGCCTCCCTCTCACAGGACGCTCCCTGCCGCCGAGCTCCTCAACAACCCCTGTACCC CGCTGCCTGAAGAGGTGGAGTCGTTATGGAGACGGGCAGCGACTGTGACTCCTGTCTCAGGCTCCGACCTGCAGGTTGGGGAGAGAGGACCGGAGTCCACCGACTCCGAGAAGGAAAGGGAGCGAGAGATGAGCGAGGAGGccgaaaaagaggaggagaggcgtGAGCTCGTCCCGGAAGAG GTACCCAGAGATGTGGCAGGAGTGGAGATGTTTCATATTTCAG accAAAGCTCGCTGCCGCTGGAGGGCTCCAGCCAACGGGACGCGTCCCGAGAGGTCTCCCTCATGTTCACGCCTGACACAGACAG gtcCCCCGTCTCCAGGTCTGTATCTTCACTGCAGGACATCCCAGAAGTCCATGAGAGAGCTGCTGCAGTGTCTCCTGG GCTGCAGCCAGACTTGCCTGAGGACACAGAGGAATCTGTGCTCTTTCAGTCTCTCCTGCCGGCCGATGTCGACCGCAGAACTGTGAGCAGAATTTTTCATAAGCTTCTGG ATAATCTGTCAGCCAGGAAGTTACGTGCCAAACAGGACGAGTCTTATGGTGACATATTCATCTTTCCTGGACGTAACTACGAAGAGACGCGTCATCTGACTGAGTGA
- the setdb1b gene encoding histone-lysine N-methyltransferase SETDB1-B: MESSEGMEVDGWDPSLEEELGVSLDELRKWIEDAVEKSQIVQEKKAQLTELKQLVEQKEKEEARTQMLLNDANQSILECEKLVKATYHRNGLIYHESSSEDEGVGGGVLSSEVIEIDDDEDDDVIAVGCLVPPKKTVGKDPVAKEASAALHKTSQQVDKLVHLVSKHPSGASLVRSPTQLSRSGIQGSMPAVFVSQVPSQSITQPNQSIPEDELRVGMSILGKKRTKTWHRGTLVAICPVGNGVSKYKVKFDKGKSLLSGNHVAFDYNPTLETLYVGARVVAKYKDRSLVWLYAGVVAEIPNNKNHMRYLIFFDDGYASYVALPELYPVCRPLRRTWEDIEDASCRDFIEEYITAYPSRPMVLLKVGQMIKTEWEGTWWKSKVEEVDGSLVKILFLDDERSEWIYRGSTRLEPMFNLKMTTANAQEKKLAGQQRTRPNMGALRSKGPVVQYTSDGHIGASPIKTQQASQPSRNLLRLLLPQPSQQPQQSIQSQQPQQTPQPQRTDNKHQMAKKSTSSFIPGVGGTHASKVMQSLSTSPNSLPGGSVLNTPNTTNYPQLIQKPSPSLGSNPPNITHVTASIPHQPAYRAPTDRIFYLAHSCQPACLNRVRPAKADMHRGKNPLLTPLLYDFRRMTGRRKVNRKMSFHVIYKAPCGLCLRNMAEIQHYLFQTHCDFIFLEMFCLDPYVLVDRPFQPQRPFYYIPDITGGKEDIPLSCVNEIDSTPPPKVDYSKERIPEDGVYINTSSDFLVGCECTDGCQDKSKCSCHQLTLQATGCTPGAQINQNAGYLHKRLEECLPTGIYECNKQCKCCSQMCTNRLVQHGLQVRLQLFKTQNKGWGIRCLDDVAKGSFVCIYAGKILTDDFADREGLEMGDEYFANLDHIESVENFKEGYESEAHCSDSEGSGVDVSRIKIQPSALVSSGPVGRPSKKTQSPSSSDDSNDDDDKDSKSEEESDSSDDTFVKENYYSSSSVWRSYTTRGQVKSTKEGSQDSKDGLNASVKGTDDDKPPSMPEETGKSKVASWLTSQGLKKEAVDTKSQVKPEAGKKQDVMTLSDSDDVQTISSGSDDNKERDKITTAVTKKQVAVKSTRGIALKGSHGMMVKSGGHGGGGGPGGHGGKPGQQGQSGGGGENNPKNTRLFFDGEESCYIIDAKLEGNLGRYLNHSCSPNLFVQNVFVDTHDLRFPWVAFFASKRIRAGTELTWDYNYEVGSVEGKVLLCCCGSTECRGRLL; this comes from the exons AATGGAGGTGGATGGTTGGGACCCCAGTCTGGAGGAAGAGCTGGGCGTTTCTCTGGATGAGCTGAGGAAATGGATTGAAGATGCCGTGGAGAAGAGCCAGATTGTGCAGGAGAAAAAGGCTCAGCTGACAGAACTTAAACAATTGgtggaacagaaagaaaaagaggaggcgAGGACACAGATGCTTCTCAATGACGCTAACCA GTCCATATTGGAGTGTGAGAAACTGGTGAAGGCAACGTACCACAGGAACGGGCTGATCTACCATGAGAGCAGCTCAGAGGATGAGGGGGTTGGAGGAGGCGTGCTATCCTCTGAGGTCATCGAGATcgatgacgatgaagatgacgaTGTCATCGCTGTTGGCTGTT TGGTTCCTCCGAAGAAGACTGTTGGAAAAGATCCAGTG GCAAAAGAGGCGTCAGCAGCTCTACATAAAACCTCCCAGCAGGTGGACAAGTTGGTGCATCTGGTCAGTAAACATCCATCAGGTGCTTCGCTGGTTCGATCTCCCACACAGCTATCCCGGTCAG gtaTTCAGGGTTCTATGCCCGCTGTGTTTGTTTCACAAGTTCCATCTCAGTCCATCACCCAGCCGAACCAAAGCATACCAGAAGATGAGCTCAGAGTTGGGATGAGCATTCTGGGGAAAAAACGCACCAAAACGTGGCACAGAGGCACCCTCGTTGCTATTTGCCCTGTTG GAAATGGTGTGTCCAAGTACAAGGTTAAGTTTGATAAAGGAAAGAGTCTGCTGTCGGGGAATCACGTGGCCTTCGACTACAACCCGACACTAGAGACATTGTACGTCGGGGCTCGAGTCGTCGCCAAGTACAAAGACCGCAGCCTGGTATGGCTCTACGCTGGAGTTGTAGCAGAGATCCCCAACAACAAGAACCACATGAg GTATTTGATCTTCTTTGATGATGGCTATGCCTCATATGTTGCACTACCTGAGCTCTACCCAGTTTGCAGACCGT TACGACGCACCTGGGAGGATATAGAAGATGCATCGTGTCGAGACTTCATTGAGGAATACATCACTGCATATCCCAGCAGGCCCATGGTGCTCCTAAAGGTCGGACAGATGATCAAGACAGAATGGGAGGGAACCTGGTGGAAGAGCAAAGTGGAGGAAGTGGATGGAAGCTTGGTCAAGATTCTGTTTTTG GATGACGAGAGGAGTGAGTGGATCTACAGAGGCTCCACCAGGTTGGAGCCAATGTTCAACCTGAAGATGACGACCGCTAACGCTCAAGAGAAGAAGCTGGCTGGCCAGCAGCGGACTCGACCTAACATgg GGGCGTTGAGGAGTAAAGGTCCGGTCGTTCAGTACACCAGTGATGGACACATCGGAGCTTCTCCCATCAAAACACAACAGGCCAGCCAGCCTTCACGGAACCTGCTACGACTCCTACTGCCCCAGCCATCCCAACAGCCCCAGCAATCCATACAGTCCCAACAGCCCCAACAAACCCCCCAGCCTCAACGTACTGA CAATAAACATCAGATGGCGAAGAAGAGTACTTCTTCATTTATCCCTGGGGTGGGAGGCACCCACGCCTCTAAAGTCATGCAGTCCCTTTCCACCAGTCCCAATAGCCTCCCTGG TGGAAGTGTATTGAATACCCCAAATACTACAAATTACCCACAGTTAATTCAGAAACCGTCGCCTTCTCTGGGTTCCAACCCTCCTAATATCACCCATGTGACGGCCTCCATCCCACACCAGCCAGCCTACCGAGCCCCGACTGACCGCATCTTCTACCTGGCGCACAGCTGTCAGCCTGCATGTCTGAACCGCGTACGACCTGCAAAAGCAGACATGCACCGAGGGAAGAACCCCCTCCTGACACCGTTACTGTATGACTTCAGACGCATGACGGGACGGCGCAAAGTCAACCGTAAG ATGTCCTTCCATGTGATTTACAAGGCTCCGTGTGGCCTCTGCCTGCGTAACATGGCAGAGATCCAACACTACCTCTTCCAGACGCACTGCGACTTCATATTCTTAGAAATGTTCTGCCTGGACCCCTATGTGCTGGTGGACCGGCCCTTCCAGCCACAGAGACCTTTCTATTACATTCCAGACATCACCGGAGGAAAGGAGGACATCCCACTGTCCTGCGTCAACGAGATCGACTCCACCCCTCCTCCTAAAGTCGATTACA GTAAAGAACGTATCCCTGAAGATGGCGTGTACATCAACACTAGTTCTGACTTCCTGGTTGGGTGTGAATGCACTGATGGCTGTCAAGACAA GTCCAAATGCTCTTGCCACCAGCTGACCCTTCAGGCTACAGGTTGTACACCGGGGGCACAGATTAACCAGAATGCTGGATATTTACATAAAAGACTGGAGGAGTGTCTCCCCACAGG gaTTTATGAATGTAATAAACAGTGCAAATGCTGTTCTCAGATGTGCACCAACCGGTTGGTGCAGCATGGCCTTCAGGTACGTCTTCAGCTCTTCAAGACCCAGAACAAAGGCTGGGGCATCCGCTGCCTGGATGACGTAGCTAAGGGCTCCTTTGTCTGCATCTATGCCG GTAAAATCTTGACAGACGACTTCGCTGACAGAGAAGGTCTAGAGATGGGAGACGAGTACTTTGCTAATCTCGACCACATAGAGAGTGTTGAGAACTTCAAAGAGGGCTATGAGAGCGAGGCTCATTGTTCAGACAGCGAAGGAAGCGGCGTGGACGTCTCCAGGATAAAAATTCAACCCTCTGCTTTGGTATCATCTGGTCCTGTGGGGCGACCTTCCAAGAAGA CTCAGAGTCCAAGCTCATCGGACGACAGCAATGACGATGATGACAAGGATTCAAAGAGTGAGGAGGAGAGTGACAGTTCAGACGACACTTTTGTGAAGGAAAACTACTACAgctccagctctgtgtggagGAGTTACACCACACGTGGCCAGGTTAAGAGCACCAAGGAAG GGAGTCAGGACAGTAAAGATGGATTGAATGCATCGGTCAAAGGAACGGATGATGACAAACCACCGTCCATGCCAGAGGAGACGGGTAAAAGCAAAGTAGCTTCATGGCTCACCAGCCAGGGCCTGAAGAAA GAGGCTGTAGACACCAAGAG tCAAGTGAAGCCGGAAGCAGGGAAGAAGCAGGACGTGATGACGCTCTCTGACAGTGATGATGTTCAGACCATCAGCTCTGGATCTGACGACaacaaagagagagataaaatcACCACGG CTGTGACTAAGAAGCAGGTGGCAGTGAAATCGACTCGAGGCATCGCCCTGAAGGGCAGCCATGGAATGATGGTGAAGTCAGGAGGACATGGCGGCGGCGGAGGGCCAGGAGGTCATGGAGGAAAACCAGGCCAGCAGGGGCAGAGCGGAGGAGGTGGGGAAAACAATCCTAAAAATACCCGACTGTTCTTCGATGGGGAAGAGTCGTGCTACATCATCGACGCCAAGTTGGAAGGAAACCTCGGTCGTTACCTtaat CACAGCTGCAGTCCTAACCTGTTCGTCCAGAATGTGTTCGTGGACACACACGATTTGAGGTTCCCCTGGGTTGCGTTCTTCGCCAGCAA GCGGATCCGGGCCGGGACAGAACTGACCTGGGACTATAACTACGAGGTGGGCAGCGTGGAGGGGAaggtgctgctctgctgctgcgGATCCACTGAGTGCAGAGGACGTCTGCTCTAA